A region from the Benincasa hispida cultivar B227 chromosome 8, ASM972705v1, whole genome shotgun sequence genome encodes:
- the LOC120083870 gene encoding receptor-like protein 4 isoform X3 translates to MLRFILLWLLINCFVFSLSSARPQPFAMRISCGARNDVHTPPTNTPWFKDFAYTGGIPANATRPSYISPPLKTLRYFPLYTGPQNCYIINRVPKGHYSVRIFFGLVNQPNFDTEPLFDVSVEGTQFCSLKSGWSNNDEQTFAEALVFLRDGSASLCFHSTGHGDPAILAIEILQVDEKSYYFGPNWGEGVILRTATRLSCGAGKPNFDADSNGNHWGGDRFWSPIKTFGQQSDRTISVETNIKQASISPNFYPEALYRSALVSTNSQPELTYVMDVDPNRNYSIWFHFAEIDSSIRNVGQRIFDILINGDVAFPDVDILKLTGGHYTALVLNRTVAVNGRTLTITLQPKEGSHAIINAIEVFEVVSAEVKTSPDEVRALRSLKKALALPVRLGWNGDPCVPQQHPWSGADCQYDKAENKWVIDGLGLDNQGLMGFLPNETSQLRHLQSINLSGNSIHGPIPASLGTIAKLEVLNQEAVEILKQTYMGEIFFFDVNGLGPLVGKVAKHISYVCVCI, encoded by the exons ATGCTCAGATTTATACTTCTATGGCTTCTAATTAACTGCTTCGTTTTCTCTCTTTCCTCAGCTCGCCCTC AACCATTTGCTATGCGCATAAGTTGTGGAGCTCGGAATGACGTTCACACACCTCCAACTAATACACCATGGTTCAAGGACTTTGCATATACAGGAGGGATACCAGCTAATGCAACACGCCCGAGTTACATTTCTCCTCCTCTTAAAACCCTCCGCTATTTCCCCTTGTATACGGGTCCTCAAAATTGCTACATTATCAACAGAGTGCCAAAGGGACACTACTCTGTGAGGATCTTCTTTGGACTTGTTAACCAACCTAATTTTGACACTGAACCACTATTCGACGTTTCTGTTGAAGGCACACAATTTTGTTCTCTTAAATCGGGGTGGAGCAACAACGATGAACAAACTTTTGCTGAAGCCCTTGTATTTTTAAGGGATGGCTCTGCCTCTCTCTGCTTTCATAGCACAGGTCATGGAGATCCAGCTATTCTTGCGATTGAAATCCTTCAAGTTGACGAGAAATCATATTATTTTGGACCCAATTGGGGGGAAGGAGTGATCCTTAGGACGGCTACAAGACTGAGCTGTGGTGCTGGAAAGCCCAACTTTGATGCAGATAGTAATGGGAACCACTGGGGTGGGGATAGATTTTGGAGTCCTATTAAAACTTTTGGTCAGCAGTCTGATCGTACCATCTCTGTCGAAACCAACATCAAACAAGCTTCAATTTCGCCAAACTTTTACCCAGAAGCTCTATATCGGTCTGCACTTGTAAGCACCAATAGTCAACCTGAATTGACATATGTAATGGATGTGGATCCCAATAGAAACTACTCGATATGGTTTCACTTCGCTGAGATTGATAGTTCAATCAGAAATGTTGGACAAAGAATTTTTGACATCTTGATAAATGGCGATGTTGCATTCCCAGATGTGGACATTTTGAAACTCACTGGTGGTCACTATACTGCTCTTGTGCTTAACAGGACTGTTGCTGTCAATGGGAGGACTTTGACTATCACCTTGCAGCCTAAAGAAGGCAGTCATGCCATAATCAATGCTATTGAGGTATTTGAAGTTGTTTCAGCTGAAGTAAAAACATCTCCAGATGAAG TTAGGGCTTTGCGGAGCCTGAAGAAGGCATTAGCACTTCCTGTTCGTTTAGGGTGGAATGGTGATCCATGTGTTCCTCAACAACATCCTTGGAGTGGAGCAGACTGCCAATACGATAAAGCTGAAAACAAATGGGTCATTGATGGACT GGGTCTTGACAACCAAGGTCTAATGGGATTCTTGCCAAATGAAACATCTCAACTGCGTCATCTACAAAGCAT AAATTTAAGTGGAAACAGCATCCATGGGCCCATTCCAGCTTCACTCGGAACAATAGCCAAGTTAGAAGTTTT AAATCAAGAGGCGGTGGAAATACTCAAGCAGACTTACATGGGTGAGATTTTTTTCTTCGATGTTAATGGGCTTGGCCCATTGGTAGGAAAGGTGGCTAAACACATTAGCTATGTGTGTGTTTGCATATGA